Proteins encoded by one window of Maniola hyperantus chromosome 10, iAphHyp1.2, whole genome shotgun sequence:
- the LOC117985850 gene encoding thioredoxin domain-containing protein 5 homolog isoform X2, which translates to MYKYLLIKFFLILPHYVAPEESAVYEYGPDNFKQQIEDMDGNFIMFYAPWCRHCTEFYPIWSELGELINTKDSKFAIAQVDCTKHFKLCQDNDITGYPTLLYFHKNSFSPVEYKRTRDLPSLTLFLSDVFTLKSEGPEKEKQTGVKIYSGMAYLNDQNIEKFVSKGQHFVMFYAPWCKASQRLAPIWSDLGAQYAHNEYIQIGKVNCLDSEVTCKNFDIKQFPYLLWIVNGRIMGVTEVDTLEELKLYVEKMLLAENHDPEKFMKKKKVLPVARISEETFETFMEKDLVYVNYFAPWCAHCMQLSPLWLQLGERFQNESRVLIADVDCARSKTICEMEKINGHPTLILYKKKTIVNVGSGGRSLESLVAMVNEHLHEPAAEDAPAEPMQAKDEL; encoded by the exons atgtataaatatttacttattaaatttttcttaattttgcCGCATTATGTGGCTCCCGAAGAGAGTGCCGTTTATGAATATGGACCAGATAATTTTAAGCAACAAATCGAGGATATGGATGGgaattttattatgttttacgCGCCATG GTGTCGTCATTGTACAGAATTTTACCCCATTTGGTCAGAATTGGGGGAGCTTATCAACACAAAGGATTCAAAGTTTGCCATTGCCCAAGTAGATTGCACAAAGCATTTTAAACTGTGCCAGGACAATGATATCACAG gctACCCAACACTTCTATACTTCCACAAGAACTCCTTCTCACCTGTAGAGTATAAGCGTACAAGAGATTTGCCTTCTTTGACCCTTTTCTTGAGTGACGTGTTCACTTTAAAATCAGAG GGTccagaaaaagaaaaacaaacggGTGTAAAAATATACAGCGGCATGGCGTATCTAAACGATCAGAACATAGAGAAGTTTGTATCAAAGGGACAACATTTTGTTATGTTCTACGCACCGTGGTGCAAGGCCTCACAG AGACTAGCGCCGATATGGTCGGATTTGGGAGCGCAGTACGCTCATAACGAGTACATACAGATCGGCAAAGTGAACTGTCTGGACAGCGAGGTGACTTGCAAGAACTTCGATATCAAACAGTTTCCGTATTTACTGTGGATCGTCAACGGGAGAATA ATGGGTGTAACAGAAGTCGATACTTTGGAGGAGCTGAAACTGTATGTGGAGAAGATGCTGCTAGCGGAGAACCATGACCCAGAAAAGtttatgaagaagaagaaggtccTGCCTGTCGCTAGGATCTCTGAAGAGACGTTCGAAACGTTTATGGAGAAGGACTTGGTTTATGTCAACTATTTTGCTCCATG GTGTGCACACTGCATGCAGCTGAGCCCTCTATGGCTGCAGCTCGGCGAGCGCTTCCAGAACGAGAGTCGCGTGCTCATCGCCGACGTGGATTGTGCGCGCTCCAAGACTATCTGCGAGATGGAGAAG ATCAACGGCCACCCAACGTTAATCCTTTACAAGAAAAAGACGATAGTGAACGTCGGAAGCGGCGGCAGGTCTCTGGAAAGTCTCGTAGCGATGGTGAATGAACACCTACACGAGCCGGCCGCAGAAGACGCCCCTGCGGAACCTATGCAGGCCAAAGACGAACTCTAA
- the wts gene encoding serine/threonine-protein kinase Warts: MNPPAPGKTATRSSGYNQKALAEIRNSLLPFANIGSSEPPGSSAASTVSSGVSSGFSSSSGNGLDKDLSVLPQSLNQLIALGYDEDPAVKALKFTGGRFDAALDYLSKKQEPLTGVLKSSNLSALSTKIIRKPSLEREINLHRGSPALDSGAGSSRSDSPRQTDAPPLPHEKLSRQYSPSGFSEPPPPPPPRCPSTPPVPPAVQQYMKNRISPAPPLPPARGTSPVHAAPAPPARAPMVVQNGPQAQQQFTQQIQALNMFPAPGAELPPPYPLAAPPSYTLSMQSRQSPTSQDYRKSPSSGVYSGTSAGSPSPVTVTQSAAAGPARPTPLQAWTARQAVQPPIIMQSVKSTQVQKPVLQTAIAPVAPPPAAPGPPPPPSYASSIQQKQAPPSYPLAPKPASPGAAPAVVPTTEPPSYAITMQALAAQRGMHPAPPPPYGNQDSTTTVASHHSPLHKKLPHNGDAVQLELKCPNQNCGLMKDSAPSGSDKSSNGSTERRPKGAPDKIRHQSPIPERKNISKEKEDERRDCKVRNYSPQAFKFFMEQHVENILKSYKQRTYRRMQLEKEMTKIGLSAEAQDQMRKMLSQKESNYIRLKRAKMDKSMFNKIKPIGVGAFGEVTLVRKIDTSHLYAMKTLRKADVLKRNQVAHVKAERDILAEADNEWVVKLYYSFQDKDNLYFVMDYIPGGDLMSLLIKLGIFEEELARFYIAELTCAVESVHKMGFIHRDIKPDNILIDRDGHIKLTDFGLCTGFRWTHNSKYYQRNDHGRQDSMDPVDGEWGAMGECRCHQLKPLERRRKREHQRCLAHSLVGTPNYIAPEVLQRTGYTQLCDWWSVGVILYEMLVGSPPFLASTPAETQLKVINWESTLHIPDAANLSRESKDLILQLCSGQETRLGKDADEVKHHPFLLGIDFDKGLRRQVAPYIPRIEYPTDTSNFDPIDPDKLRNSGSSDSNKSDSELLDNGKTFHGFFEFTFRRFFDDGYTNKINLDDNDNQGPVYV, from the exons ATGAACCCGCCGGCGCCCGGCAAGACGGCCACGCGCTCCTCAGGGTATAACCAGAAAGCGCTCGCCGAGATACGTAACTCCCTCCTCCCGTTCGCGAACATCGGGAGCTCTGAGCCCCCGGGCTCCTCTGCAGCCAGCACTGTAAGCTCTGGAGTCAGTTCCGGCTTCAGCTCATCATCAGGGAATGGGCTGGATAAGGACTTGAGTGTGCTGCCGCAGTCGCTTAATCAGCTGATAGCTTTGGGTTATGATGAG GATCCAGCAGTCAAGGCACTCAAATTCACGGGCGGTCGCTTTGACGCGGCGCTCGATTACCTTTCGAAGAAGCAAGAACCGCTCACCGGCGTGCTTAAATCGAGTAATTTAAGCGCTCTCAGTACTAAAATTATAAGGAAGCCCAGTTTAGAGCGGGAGATTAACCTTCACAGGGGGAGCCCGGCTCTAGATTCGGGCGCGGGCAGTTCGCGATCAGATAGTCCCCGGCAGACCGACGCGCCGCCGCTGCCGCACGAGAAGCTCAGTCGCCAGTACTCGCCGTCGGGCTTCTCcgagccgccgccgccgccgccgccgcgatGCCCGTCCACGCCGCCCGTGCCGCCCGCCGTGCAGCAGTACATGAAGAACCGCAtctcgcccgcgccgccgctgcCTCCCGCGCGTGGCACCAGCCCCGTGCACGCCGcacccgcgccgcccgcgcgcgCGCCCATGGTGGTGCAGAACGGCCCGCAGGCGCAGCAGCAGTTCACGCAGCAGATCCAGGCGCTCAATATGTTCCCCGCGCCCGGCGCCGAGCTGCCGCCGCCCTACCCGCTCGCGGCGCCGCCGTCCTACACGCTGTCCATGCAGAGCCGCCAGAGCCCCACGTCGCAGGACTACCGCAAGAGCCCCTCGTCCGGCGTGTACTCGGGCACCTCGGCCGGCTCGCCCAGCCCGGTCACGGTGACGCAGAGCGCGGCGGCGGGCCCGGCGCGCCCCACGCCGCTGCAGGCGTGGACGGCGCGCCAGGCCGTGCAGCCGCCCATCATCATGCAGTCCGTGAAGAGCACTCAGGTGCAGAAGCCCGTGCTGCAGACTGCCATCGCGCCTgtcgcgccgccgcccgccgcgcccggcccgccgccgccgccctccTACGCGTCCTCCATCCAGCAAAAACAGGCGCCGCCCAGCTACCCGCTGGCGCCCAAGCCGGCGTCGCccggcgccgcgcccgccgtCGTGCCCACCACCGAGCCGCCCAGCTACGCCATCACCATGCAGGCGCTGGCGGCGCAGCGCGGCATGcaccccgcgccgccgccgccctaCGGCAACCAGGACTCCACCACCACCGTGGCCTCGCACCACTCGCCGCTGCACAAGAAGCTGCCGCACAACGGCGACGCGGTGCAGCTCGAGCTCAAGTGCCCCAACCAGAACTGCGGCCTGATGAAGGACAGCGCACCCTCCGGCTCCGACAAGAGCTCCAACGGCTCCACGGAGCGGAGGCCGAAGGGCGCGCCCGACAAGATCCGCCACCAGTCGCCGATTCCCGAACGCAAGAATATCAGCAAGGAGAAGGAGGACGAGCGGCGCGACTGTAAAGTGCGGAACTACTCCCCGCAGGCGTTCAAGTTCTTCATGGAGCAGCACGTCGAGAATATACTCAAATCGTACAAACAGCGGACGTACCGACGCATGCAGCTGGAAAAGGAGATGACGAAGATCGGGCTCAGCGCCGAGGCGCAGGATCAGATGAGGAAGATGCTGTCGCAGAAGGAGTCAAACTACATCAGGTTAAAAAGGGCGAAGATGGACAAGTCCATGTTCAACAAGATAAAGCCGATCGGGGTGGGCGCGTTCGGGGAGGTGACGCTGGTGCGGAAGATCGATACTAGTCATCTGTACGCCATGAAAACGCTGCGGAAGGCGGACGTGTTGAAGCGGAACCAGGTGGCGCACGTGAAGGCGGAGCGGGACATCCTGGCCGAGGCGGACAACGAGTGGGTGGTGAAGCTGTACTACAGCTTCCAGGACAAGGACAACCTGTACTTCGTGATGGACTACATCCCGGGCGGCGACCTCATGTCGCTGCTGATCAAGCTGGGCATCTTCGAGGAGGAGCTGGCGCGGTTCTACATCGCGGAGCTGACGTGCGCCGTGGAGAGCGTGCACAAGATGGGCTTCATCCACCGCGACATCAAGCCCGACAACATCCTCATCGACCGCGACGGCCACATCAAGCTCACCGACTTCGGCCTGTGCACAGGCTTCCGCTGGACGCACAACTCCAAGTACTATCAGAGGAACG ACCACGGTCGACAAGACTCCATGGACCCCGTGGACGGCGAGTGGGGCGCGATGGGCGAGTGCCGCTGCCACCAACTCAAGCCGCTCGAGAGGCGGCGCAAGCGAGAGCACCAGCGCTGTCTCGCTCACTCGCTAGTCGGCACGCCGAACTACATCGCGCCGGAAGTGCTGCAGCGGACGGGCTACACGCAGCTGTGCGACTGGTGGTCGGTCGGCGTCATCCTGTACGAGATGCTGGTGGGCTCGCCTCCTTTCCTGGCCTCCACGCCCGCAGAGACACAGCTAAAG GTGATAAACTGGGAAAGCACCCTCCACATCCCCGACGCGGCCAACCTCTCGCGAGAGAGCAAGGACCTCATCCTGCAGCTCTGCTCCGGCCAGGAAACGAGGCTGGGCAAGGACGCCGACGAGGTCAAACACCACCCCTTCCTCCTCGGTATCGACTTCGACAAGGGGCTGCGGAGGCAAGTGGCGCCCTATATCCCTCGAATAGAGTACCCCACGGACACCTCCAACTTCGACCCCATAGACCCGGACAAGTTGAGGAACTCGGGCAGTTCGGACTCCAACAAATCTGACAGCGAACTCCTCGACAACGGGAAGACTTTCCACGGCTTCTTCGAATTCACCTTCCGAAGGTTCTTCGACGACGGCTACACGAACAAAATCAATCTCGACGACAACGACAACCAGGGCCCTGTGTACGTTTAA
- the LOC117986149 gene encoding valacyclovir hydrolase-like isoform X2 gives MSLNRTYEEKIKIGKHDINFIKVGHGPHSCIFTPGGLGTIWTNYKQQIEGFDRSRFTLVVWDPPGFGKSYPPEREFTSDSYENDADTGYKLMKMLDIPRFSVLGWSAGSSASLILAAKYPAAVRKLVVWGANAYILPTEIAGYKSIKNVDTWAKHLRDPMMEVYGKERFAQYWARWVDCMAAALEAKPDICSEYLKDIECPTLVLYGGKDPLVDAEHAPYLIDNIKNSVLHVYPEGRHDIHIRYAEDFNTRVQDFLMQPTTLE, from the exons atgtctttaaaccggACTTAT GAGGAAAAGATCAAAATTGGCAAACATGACATTAACTTTATAAAAGTGGGTCATGGGCCCCACAGCTGCATCTTCACACCGGGCGGCCTCGGCACCATATGGACTAATTACAAGCAGCAGATTGAAGGGTTTGACAGGAGCAGGTTCACGCTGGTGGTCTGGGACCCTCCAGGGTTTGGGAAGAGCTACCCTCCTGAAAGGGAGTTTACTTCGGATAGCTATGAAAATGATGCAGACACTGGTTACAAACTTATGAAG ATGTTAGATATTCCCAGGTTTTCGGTGCTAGGCTGGAGCGCAGGCAGCTCCGCCAGCCTGATTCTCGCAGCGAAATACCCTGCTGCTGTCAGGAAACTGGTGGTGTGGGGGGCCAACGCGTACATACTGCCCACTGAGATAGCAGGCTATAAAA gtATAAAAAACGTTGATACATGGGCGAAACATTTGCGCGACCCGATGATGGAAGTGTACGGTAAAGAGCGGTTCGCCCAGTACTGGGCAAGATGGGTGGACTGCATGGCGGCTGCTTTGGAGGCCAAACCGGACATTTGTAGCGAGTACTTGAAGGACATAGAGTGTCCCACTTTGGTGCTGTACGGAGGGAAAGACCCGCTGGTGGACGCAGAGCATGCTCCGTATTTGATAGACAATATTAAAAATTCTGT acTACACGTATATCCCGAGGGCAGACATGATATACACATCCGATATGCTGAGGATTTCAACACAAGAGTACAAGACTTCTTAATGCAACCTACTACACTCGAGTGA
- the LOC117986149 gene encoding valacyclovir hydrolase-like isoform X1 has translation MQKMLARINIVRKIQNVNGFRGFFSTDVKEEKIKIGKHDINFIKVGHGPHSCIFTPGGLGTIWTNYKQQIEGFDRSRFTLVVWDPPGFGKSYPPEREFTSDSYENDADTGYKLMKMLDIPRFSVLGWSAGSSASLILAAKYPAAVRKLVVWGANAYILPTEIAGYKSIKNVDTWAKHLRDPMMEVYGKERFAQYWARWVDCMAAALEAKPDICSEYLKDIECPTLVLYGGKDPLVDAEHAPYLIDNIKNSVLHVYPEGRHDIHIRYAEDFNTRVQDFLMQPTTLE, from the exons ATGCAGAAAATGTTAGCGCGAATTAATATCGtaagaaaaatacaaaatgtaaatGGATTTCGTGGATTTTTTTCGACTGACGTGAAG GAGGAAAAGATCAAAATTGGCAAACATGACATTAACTTTATAAAAGTGGGTCATGGGCCCCACAGCTGCATCTTCACACCGGGCGGCCTCGGCACCATATGGACTAATTACAAGCAGCAGATTGAAGGGTTTGACAGGAGCAGGTTCACGCTGGTGGTCTGGGACCCTCCAGGGTTTGGGAAGAGCTACCCTCCTGAAAGGGAGTTTACTTCGGATAGCTATGAAAATGATGCAGACACTGGTTACAAACTTATGAAG ATGTTAGATATTCCCAGGTTTTCGGTGCTAGGCTGGAGCGCAGGCAGCTCCGCCAGCCTGATTCTCGCAGCGAAATACCCTGCTGCTGTCAGGAAACTGGTGGTGTGGGGGGCCAACGCGTACATACTGCCCACTGAGATAGCAGGCTATAAAA gtATAAAAAACGTTGATACATGGGCGAAACATTTGCGCGACCCGATGATGGAAGTGTACGGTAAAGAGCGGTTCGCCCAGTACTGGGCAAGATGGGTGGACTGCATGGCGGCTGCTTTGGAGGCCAAACCGGACATTTGTAGCGAGTACTTGAAGGACATAGAGTGTCCCACTTTGGTGCTGTACGGAGGGAAAGACCCGCTGGTGGACGCAGAGCATGCTCCGTATTTGATAGACAATATTAAAAATTCTGT acTACACGTATATCCCGAGGGCAGACATGATATACACATCCGATATGCTGAGGATTTCAACACAAGAGTACAAGACTTCTTAATGCAACCTACTACACTCGAGTGA
- the LOC117985850 gene encoding thioredoxin domain-containing protein 5 homolog isoform X1, whose protein sequence is MYKYLLIKFFLILPHYVAPEESAVYEYGPDNFKQQIEDMDGNFIMFYAPWCRHCTEFYPIWSELGELINTKDSKFAIAQVDCTKHFKLCQDNDITGYPTLLYFHKNSFSPVEYKRTRDLPSLTLFLSDVFTLKSEQGPEKEKQTGVKIYSGMAYLNDQNIEKFVSKGQHFVMFYAPWCKASQRLAPIWSDLGAQYAHNEYIQIGKVNCLDSEVTCKNFDIKQFPYLLWIVNGRIMGVTEVDTLEELKLYVEKMLLAENHDPEKFMKKKKVLPVARISEETFETFMEKDLVYVNYFAPWCAHCMQLSPLWLQLGERFQNESRVLIADVDCARSKTICEMEKVRPHCRCALCTS, encoded by the exons atgtataaatatttacttattaaatttttcttaattttgcCGCATTATGTGGCTCCCGAAGAGAGTGCCGTTTATGAATATGGACCAGATAATTTTAAGCAACAAATCGAGGATATGGATGGgaattttattatgttttacgCGCCATG GTGTCGTCATTGTACAGAATTTTACCCCATTTGGTCAGAATTGGGGGAGCTTATCAACACAAAGGATTCAAAGTTTGCCATTGCCCAAGTAGATTGCACAAAGCATTTTAAACTGTGCCAGGACAATGATATCACAG gctACCCAACACTTCTATACTTCCACAAGAACTCCTTCTCACCTGTAGAGTATAAGCGTACAAGAGATTTGCCTTCTTTGACCCTTTTCTTGAGTGACGTGTTCACTTTAAAATCAGAG CAGGGTccagaaaaagaaaaacaaacggGTGTAAAAATATACAGCGGCATGGCGTATCTAAACGATCAGAACATAGAGAAGTTTGTATCAAAGGGACAACATTTTGTTATGTTCTACGCACCGTGGTGCAAGGCCTCACAG AGACTAGCGCCGATATGGTCGGATTTGGGAGCGCAGTACGCTCATAACGAGTACATACAGATCGGCAAAGTGAACTGTCTGGACAGCGAGGTGACTTGCAAGAACTTCGATATCAAACAGTTTCCGTATTTACTGTGGATCGTCAACGGGAGAATA ATGGGTGTAACAGAAGTCGATACTTTGGAGGAGCTGAAACTGTATGTGGAGAAGATGCTGCTAGCGGAGAACCATGACCCAGAAAAGtttatgaagaagaagaaggtccTGCCTGTCGCTAGGATCTCTGAAGAGACGTTCGAAACGTTTATGGAGAAGGACTTGGTTTATGTCAACTATTTTGCTCCATG GTGTGCACACTGCATGCAGCTGAGCCCTCTATGGCTGCAGCTCGGCGAGCGCTTCCAGAACGAGAGTCGCGTGCTCATCGCCGACGTGGATTGTGCGCGCTCCAAGACTATCTGCGAGATGGAGAAGGTACGTCCACACTGCAGGTGTGCACTCTGCACCAGCTGA
- the LOC117986148 gene encoding valacyclovir hydrolase-like, which yields MLHKLRFALLRKICYPSVSLSTTASPKANEEIKEEKVKVGKYEINYLKVGWGPHHVLCAPGSLGTIWFDYKPQIQGFDRDKFSLVVCDPPGNGKSTVPEGDNVVDFFERDAAVYYEFMKALEVPKYSYIGWSCSGASGLILAARHPEVVNKLVVFGTSSHMLKSETENYRKMKDLNNWSKPVLEAMTKMYGKETFVNKLNKWVDNVVDNYYVFNCDDLLKDIKCPTLVLYGAKDQMVDSSHVNYLQKHIKNSRVHIYPDGKHNIHIKYAEDFNTRVQQFLLNTNDK from the exons GCAAATGAAGAAATAAAGGAGGAGAAAGTCAAAGTTGGGaagtatgaaataaattatcTCAAAGTTGGTTGGGGTCCGCACCATGTTCTATGCGCGCCGGGCTCTCTCGGCACCATATGGTTTGACTACAAGCCCCAGATCCAGGGTTTCGATCGAGACAAGTTCAGTTTAGTGGTCTGCGACCCTCCAGGTAACGGGAAGAGCACTGTGCCGGAGGGCGACAATGTGGTCGACTTCTTTGAGAGGGATGCAGCTGTGTATTACGAATTCATGAAG GCATTGGAAGTCCCGAAGTACTCCTATATAGGATGGAGCTGCAGTGGCGCCTCGGGGCTTATCCTCGCCGCTAGGCACCCGGAGGTGGTCAACAAGTTAGTTGTATTTGGCACCAGCTCGCATATGTTGAAGAGTGAAACAGAAAATTATAGAA AAATGAAAGATTTGAATAACTGGTCAAAACCTGTGTTAGAAGCAATGACAAAAATGTACGGAAAAGAGACATTCGTGAATAAGCTGAATAAATGGGTGGATAACGTCGTGGATAACTACTATGTGTTCAATTGCGATGATCTTTTGAAAGATATAAAGTGTCCCACACTGGTACTTTACGGTGCAAAGGACCAAATGGTGGATAGTTCTCACGTTAACTACTTGCAAAAACACATTAAGAATTCCAG AGTTCACATATATCCTGATGGCAAGCACAATATCCACATTAAATACGCAGAAGATTTTAACACGAGAGTTCAGCAATTCCTTCTAAATACAAACGACAAATGA